A section of the Cydia splendana chromosome 1, ilCydSple1.2, whole genome shotgun sequence genome encodes:
- the LOC134806846 gene encoding uncharacterized protein LOC134806846, with protein MAVVWRDICCGVQCLRARCFFIGYLNLIASTVDLGCHLIILSAVTNFFSCDVDLNILHNINWTWLEPFLVVINIGTHGFYPFPLVLGYYDSLGVRGTPRCYPGMVHLYIIDLINIVIHVVWLKLVVSYIKALYKKDADTMRMFFSLSVIKIILQLMYFAYTPLHISLYSDTLYNSYWVLKILDICVAITFLLTMNSYIKAVHAEKAPALAQPDQPPSYDECAAVAREEKTENIP; from the exons ATGGCGGTGGTGTGGCGAGACATATGCTGTGGTGTGCAGTGCTTGCGCGCTAGATGTTTCTTCATCGgttatttaaatttg ATTGCCAGTACAGTGGATTTAGGCTGCCATCTCATCATATTATCAGCGGTAACAAATTTCTTCTCGTGCGATGTGGATTTAAATATT CTCCACAATATAAACTGGACATGGCTGGAGCCCTTCCTAGTCGTCATCAACATCGGGACCCACGGCTTCTACCCCTTCCCCCTAGTCCTTGGCTACTACGACAGTCTGGGGGTGCGGGGCACTCCTCGCTGCTACCCTGGCATGGTGCATCTGTATATAATAGACCTGATCAACATAGTCATCCATGTTGTGTGGCTGAAGCTTGTGGTGTCCTACATCAAGGCGCTATATAAG AAAGACGCAGACACCATGCGGATGTTCTTCAGTTTATCGGTCATCAAAATTATTCTCCAGCTCATGTACTTCGCGTACACGCCGCTCCATATCAGCCTGTATTccgacaccctgtataattctTACTGGGTACTCAAGATCCTCGACATCT GTGTAGCCATCACGTTCCTGCTGACGATGAACAGCTACATCAAGGCCGTGCACGCAGAGAAGGCGCCGGCGCTGGCGCAGCCCGACCAACCGCCATCTTACGACGAGTGCGCCGCGGTGGCAAGGGAGGAGAAAACTGAAAATATACCTTAA